DNA sequence from the bacterium genome:
GCCTCGGATCAGCGTCATCATCCCGGTCTACAACGGCGAGGCTTTTCTGGCCGAGGCGATCGAAAGCGTGCTGGCCCAACCCTATCCCAACCTCGAGATCCTGGTCATCGACGACGGCTCCACCGATCGGAGCTTCGAGCTGGCGAAATCCTTTTCCGGCCTTCGCTGCTTGCAGCAGTCGAACTCCGGGGTTGCGGTTGCCCGCAATGCCGGGATCGCGGCGGCCGGCGGCTCGATCTATGCCTTCCTCGATGCCGACGATGCCTGGCCGGGCGATCATCTCGAGGCCTTGCTGCCTTTCCTTGAGGACTACGACATGGCTTTCGGCCAGCTCCAAAGAACCGGCCCGGCCCTCCGGCGAGCCGACGGCTCCTTGGATTCGCTCGGCCAGCCCTTCGGCGGCTTCGCTTTCGGAAGCGCCTTGGTCCGATCCGAGGCCTTCCATCGGGTCGGCTGGTTCAATCCAAGCTATCGGCGGGGCGAGGACATCGAATGGTGCACCCGGGCCAAGGAAAAAGGCTTGCGGATTCACCTCAGCGATCGAGTGGTGCTGTACTACCGACAGCATCCGAACAACCTCTCCCACGATTCACGGCAGCGGGAGCAGCTCACCCTCCGAATCATCAAGGAGTCCCTGAATCGCCGAAACCGCGGCGAGGCTCCGGCCTCGCTGAGGCCGGTCGAGCTGGCTCCTTCGATCCAAAAGAGGCTCTCATGAGCGCTGGGCCGATCGCCGTCGTCCTCTCCCAGCTCAATGGCGAGGCGTATCTGGCCCAGGCCTTGGAAAGCTTGGCCGCCCAAACTTTGGCCCCCCAGGAAATCCTCTTGATCGACGGCGGCTCGACCGACCGCAGCCTCGAGATCGCGGCTGGCTTCCCTTCGGTCCGGGTGATTCGCCAAGCCGGCAGAGGCATCCCCGACGCCAACAATCAGGGAATTCGGGAGGCTCGCTGTCCGCTCATCGCTTTTCTGGAACATGACGATCTCTGGCACCCGCGCAAGCTGGAGCTGCAGGCCCGGCGCTTCGAATTCGATCCCGGCCTGGAGTATTGCGTCACCCGTTTCGAATTCTTCCGCGAGCCCGGCGCCGAAATTCCAGCCTGCTTCAAGCCCGAGCTCTTCGAAAGAAACCACGTCGGCCGAATCATGAGCACCTTGATGGCCAAAAAGAGCTTCTTCGATCGGGTCGGGGCTTTCGACTCGTCTTATGTGTCGGCCGGCGACGTCGATTGGTTCGCCCGGGCCCAAGATGAGGGTGGAAGGCTGGCGGTGCTCGAAGAGGTCTTGGTCCGGAAGCGGATCCACCGGACTAATTTTTCGAACTTGGCCTTGGTGAACAATGCCGAGATGCTCCGGGCCTTAAGCCGGTCGGTGGCCCGGCGCCGGGCTCAATCCTCAAAATAATTCAGCCTCGGCCAAGAGCGGCGCGGCCAGGTCCTTCTTCGACAGCATCGGCTCCTGGACCGGCCAAGCGATTGCCAGCTCCGGGTCGGACCATCGCAAGGAGCGGTCATCGGCCGGACTGTAGAGCTCCGAGCATTTGTAAAGCACCGAAGCCGTCTCGGAGAGAACGCAAAAACCGTGGCCGAAGCCGGCCGGGATATAAAGCTGGCGTTTGTTCTCGCCGCTCAGCCTGGCGGCCACCCATCGCTTGAAGGTCGGCGAGCTCCGGCGGAGATCCACCGCGACGTCCCAAATTTCGCCCGCCAGCGCGGTCACCAGCTTGGCCTGCGGCTTGTTCAGCTGGTAATGCAAACCCCGAAGGGCGCCTCGGCAGGAGAAGGAGAAGTTGTCTTGGAGAAACACGGCCTCGATCCCGGCAGCCCGGTATTTTTCGCGATGGTAAAGCTCGGCGAAATGGCCGCGATCGTCGGGCCACACTTCGGGCTCGATCAGGATCACCTCGGACAGCTCGGTCGGGTTGAACTTAATCGCCATTTCGGATCCCGTCCTCTTCCAAGATCTCCAGCAAATAGCGGCCGTAGCCGTTCTTCGAAAGGCCTTGAGCCAGGCTCCGCAAGCCGGCGGCATCGATGAAACCCTGCCGATAGGCGATCTCCTCGATGCAGCTCACCCGCAAGCCCTGGCGCTCTTGCAGAATTTGAATGAAGGTGGCGGCCTGCTGGAGCGAATCGATGGTTCCGGTGTCGAGCCAGGCGCAGCCCCGGCCCAGCAGCTGGACCTTGAGCCGGCCCCGCTGCAAATACTCCAAGTTGACGTCGGTGATCTCGAGCTCGCCGCGACCGGAAGGCTTGAGCTTGCCGGCGATCTCGGAGACTTGGCCGTCGTAAAAATAGATCCCCGGGACCGCATAGCGTGACTTGGGCTGGGCCGGCTTCTCCTCGATGCTCAGCACCTTCCCTTTCTCGTCGAACTCGACGACGCCGTAACGTTCCGGATCGTTGACCGGATAACCGAAGATCATGCCGCCCTCGCCCAAAGCGCTGGCCCGCTGCAAAATCTCGGGCAGGCCATGGCCATGGAAGATATTGTCGCCCAAAACCAGGCAAACCGGCTCACCGGCCAGGAAGTCGCGGCCGATGATGAAAGCTTCGGCAATGCCGCCCGGCCGGGGCTGCTCGGCGTAGCTGAATTTCAGGCCGAGCTGGCTTCCGTCCTCAAAGAGCCGGCGGAAAGCGGGCAGATCCTGCGGGGTTGAAATGATCAGGATGTCCCGGATGCCGGCCAGCATCAAGGCCGAGAGCGGATAGTAGATCATCGGCTTGTCGTAGACCGGCAGCAGCTGCTTGCTGACCGATCGGGTGATGGGATAGAGCCGGGTCGCTGAGCCGCCGGCCAAGATAATGCCCTTCATAGTCCGTATTGCCTCCGCATCCATTCGCGATACTCGCCGCTTTGCACCCGCCGCACCCAGTCCAAATTGGCCAGGTACCAGTCGACGGTCTTGGCCATGCCGCTTTCGAAGCTCTCCTCCGGCCGCCAACCCAATTCACCG
Encoded proteins:
- a CDS encoding glycosyltransferase family A protein; translated protein: MRPRISVIIPVYNGEAFLAEAIESVLAQPYPNLEILVIDDGSTDRSFELAKSFSGLRCLQQSNSGVAVARNAGIAAAGGSIYAFLDADDAWPGDHLEALLPFLEDYDMAFGQLQRTGPALRRADGSLDSLGQPFGGFAFGSALVRSEAFHRVGWFNPSYRRGEDIEWCTRAKEKGLRIHLSDRVVLYYRQHPNNLSHDSRQREQLTLRIIKESLNRRNRGEAPASLRPVELAPSIQKRLS
- a CDS encoding glycosyltransferase, translating into MSAGPIAVVLSQLNGEAYLAQALESLAAQTLAPQEILLIDGGSTDRSLEIAAGFPSVRVIRQAGRGIPDANNQGIREARCPLIAFLEHDDLWHPRKLELQARRFEFDPGLEYCVTRFEFFREPGAEIPACFKPELFERNHVGRIMSTLMAKKSFFDRVGAFDSSYVSAGDVDWFARAQDEGGRLAVLEEVLVRKRIHRTNFSNLALVNNAEMLRALSRSVARRRAQSSK
- the rfbC gene encoding dTDP-4-dehydrorhamnose 3,5-epimerase → MKFNPTELSEVILIEPEVWPDDRGHFAELYHREKYRAAGIEAVFLQDNFSFSCRGALRGLHYQLNKPQAKLVTALAGEIWDVAVDLRRSSPTFKRWVAARLSGENKRQLYIPAGFGHGFCVLSETASVLYKCSELYSPADDRSLRWSDPELAIAWPVQEPMLSKKDLAAPLLAEAELF
- the rfbA gene encoding glucose-1-phosphate thymidylyltransferase RfbA, producing the protein MKGIILAGGSATRLYPITRSVSKQLLPVYDKPMIYYPLSALMLAGIRDILIISTPQDLPAFRRLFEDGSQLGLKFSYAEQPRPGGIAEAFIIGRDFLAGEPVCLVLGDNIFHGHGLPEILQRASALGEGGMIFGYPVNDPERYGVVEFDEKGKVLSIEEKPAQPKSRYAVPGIYFYDGQVSEIAGKLKPSGRGELEITDVNLEYLQRGRLKVQLLGRGCAWLDTGTIDSLQQAATFIQILQERQGLRVSCIEEIAYRQGFIDAAGLRSLAQGLSKNGYGRYLLEILEEDGIRNGD